From the Microcoleus sp. FACHB-672 genome, the window ATCCCGTGCTGAAAACGCCCGGAGTTCTGGAAGGCACACTCGCTTATATCTCGCCAGAACAAACTGGCAGGATGAATCGCGTCCTCGACTATCGCACCGACTTTTACTCCCTCGGAATCAGCTTTTATCAAATACTGACAAATCAACTTCCCTTTACCACAACAGATCCTCTGGAATTAGTCCACTGTCATATTGCCAAACAGCCATTACCCCCGTCTGAAGTCAATCTAGGAATTCCCCAATTAGTTTCAGACATTGTAATGAAGCTGATCGCGAAAACTGCCGAAGAGCGCTACCAAAGTGCCTATGGATTACAAGCCGATTTAGAAGAATGCCGGCAGCAACTTCATTCTACTGGAATTATCTCAAATTTTCCCTTAGGGCGTCACGATATTTCTGATAAATTTCAACTTCCACAAAAGCTCTATGGACGACAATTAGAAATCGAAACCTTGCTTGCTGCTTTTGAACGGGCCAGCGATTTTAAAAGCGAGTTAATGCTAATTGCTGGATATTCTGGCATTGGTAAATCAGCTTTAGTACAAGAAATTTATAAACCAATTACTAAAAAACGTGGCTACTTTATTACAGGAAAATTTGACCAATATCAACGTAATATTCCCTATAGTGGTATCATTCGTGCATTTCAAGAATTAATTAAGCAACTACTAACCGAAAGTGAAGCTCAACTGAACCAATGGCGAAAGAAACTATTAGAAGCACTAGGGTTAAACGGGCAAGTGATTGTCGAAGTCATTCCCGAATTGGAATTAATCGTTGGCAAGCAAACCGCCGTGCCAGAACTCGGACCCGACGAGTCCCAGAATCGCTTTAACTTAGCGTTTAAAAACTTCATCAAAGTCTTTACCCAACCAGAACATCCCTTAGCGTTATTTTTGGATGATTTGCAGTGGTCAGATGGAGCATCATTGAAACTAATGCAATTGTTGATGAATGCTGCTTCCCCCGGATTATTCTTAATGGGGGCGTATCGGGATAACGAGGTTGGAGCAGCGCATCCGTTGATGCTTGCAGTAGAAGAGATAGCCAAAAAAGGGGCGATTATCAATCGAATTTTCCTGTCACCTTTAGATTTTTTCAGCGTTAGCAAAATTATTTGTGAGGCGCTGAATAGCTCTGAAGAAAAAGTTAAAGTCTTTGCTGAATTAGTGGAGGTTAAAACTGGTGGCAACCCATTTTTTATGAATGAATTTTTGAAATCACTTTATACAGAAAACTTATTAAAATTTGACATTCAATCACTAAGCTGGCAGTGGGAATTAGAACAAATTAAAGCGCGGGACTTTACAGATAACGTTGTTGAACTGATGGCCGGTAAAATTCAAAAGCTACCAAAAGAAACGCAAGAAATCTTAAAACTTGCGGCATGTATCGGCAATCAATTCGATTTAAATTTATTAACTTCTATCCTTAAAAAACCTTTAAGAGAAACGACAACTGCTTTATTTGCAGCAGTCGCTGAAAATTTAGTGACGCCTCTTAACAATATGGGAGATGTAGAACTAGCACTAATCGCTCTAGAGCTTCCAGATTCTTTGTTCTCCATTACCCAATCTCAATCCCTTGAATACAAATTTGTCCATGATCGCATTCAGCAGGCAGCTTATTCCCTGATTCCCACGAATACTAAGGAAGCAGTACATCGGCAAATCGGACAATTTTTGCTAAAAAATACTCCTCCCAATAAGCGAGAAGAAAAAATATTTGACATTGTTAATAAATTCAATTTTGCTCTAAAATTAATTACTGAGCGCACAGAAAAAGATGACCTCGCTCAATTAAATCTGACTGCCGGCAAAAAAGCGAAGCTATCAGCGGCCTATCAGCCGGCCCTGACTTATTTACAAACAGGGATAGAACTGTTAGCAAGCGATAGCTGGCAGCAACAGTATCATCTCACTCTCTCGCTATACGAACAGGCCGCAGAAGCCGCTTATCTCAACGCGGACTTTAACTTGATGAACCAATTCATTGAGGCGGTACTGTCACGAGCTAAAACCGTGCTAGATAAAGTGAAAGCTTATGAGGTAAAAATTCAAGCACACGTTGCCCAAGCTAAGTTGAATAAAGCAATCCATATTGCATTAGAAATCCTAAATTTGCTGGGAGTTAAGTTACCTAAACAACCTAATAATCTCGATATTTTGTGGGGACTACTACAGGCAAAGCTCAAAATAGGATCGCAACCGATTGCAAGCTTAGTTGACCTGCCGGTGATGACCGATCCTTACCCGAAAGCAGCGATGCGGATTCTGGCTAAAATTGCCGGTGCGGCTTACTCAAGCGCACCAATGCTGATGCCGCTGATTGTGTTTCAAAAGATTAGGTTATCTATCGAGTGGGGGAATACTTCTGAATCTGCTTTCGCTTACAGTTTCTATGGATTAATTCTCTGTGGCGTTGTTGGCGATATTGAAACCGGCTATCAATTCGGTCAACTCGCTCTTAACCTACTCTCACGACTCAATACAAGAGAAGTTAAAGCTAGAACCGAATTCATCGTTCATGTCTTTATCAGACACTGGATAGAGCCGGTTAAAGAAACATTGAATTCACTGCGGGAAGCTTATGCAGTTGCACTCGAAACTGGAGATTTAGAATACGCTGCCTATTCAGTTCATTTCTACTGTTGTTATGCCTTTTTAAGCGGAAAAGAATTGGAGCAATTGGAGTTAGAGATAGAAACTTACGCCCAGGCCATGCGCCAAATTGGGCAAGAAAGAACCGATGAGGGAGATGAGTTGTATTATCAGGAAGCTCTGCAATTGCTCAGCCAGGCAGCTTTGAACTTGCTAGGCCACTCACAAAACCCTTGTTATTTGATTGGCACCGCTTATGACGAACGAGCGATGCTGCCTGTGCTTGAAAAGGCGAATGACCGCACTGGAAGTTACTATGTGTACTTCAAAAAATTAATACTTTGCTACTTGTTTGGTGAGCAAGGGCAAGCAGTCGCCAATGCCGAATTAGCTGAAAAATATATAGATGGCGGAACCGCCCTTCTCTGGATTCCTCAATTTTATTTTTATGATTCTCTAGTGCGTCTTGCACTCGCTACTAATGCTGAGCAACCCTCTAGCAAAGCAGAGAAAAAGCTCCTCCAAAACCGCACAATTCAAAAGGTAATTTCCAATCAGAAAAAAATGAAAAAATGGGCGCATCATGCACCTAGGAATAACTCGCATAAATATCAGCTTGTGGAGGCTGAACTTTGCCGGCTTTTAGGAAAAGATCCCCTCGCAGTAGATTATTACGACAAAGCCATTACCCTCGCCAAAGATAACGAATACATCCATGAAGCGGCTATCGCTTACGAACTCGCCGCCAAGTTTTATTTATCCAAAGGAAAAGAATTAGCTGCTAGATCTTATATGCAGGAAGCTCGTTATTGTTATCAGCTATGGGGGGCAGTTGCTAAAATCAAGGATTTAGAAACGCGATATCCCCAATTACTGACCACAACTCAATCAGGAATTCAAGCTGTTAAAACTTCTGTATCCGTAACAACTACTGGTACTACTTCAAACTTGGATATTGCTACAGCGCTTAAAGCTTCTCAAGCAATTTCCGGCGAAATTATACTGGATAAGTTACTCTCTAGTTTAATGAAGATTCTGATGGAGAATGCGGGAGCGCAAAAAGGCTATCTGGTTTTACCAAGTCAGGGGAACCTACTAGTTGAAGCGTCAGGGTCAATCAGTAACGAACAGGTAACTGTCTTGCAGTCAATCCCCCTTGAAACCTGTGGGGGACTGTCGGAAGCAATTATTAATTATGTTGCGAGAACCAAAGAAAGCGTAGTTTTGGATGATGCTGCTCAAGAGGGGCAGTTTACTAAGGAATCTTATATCCAAAATAATCAGATAAAATCGATTCTGTGCGTGCCGCTGATCAACCAAGGCCAACTCATCAGTATTGTTTACTTGGAAAATAACCTGACGGCAGGAGCGTTTACTCCTGAACGAGTGGAGCTTTTACAATTGTTATCCGGACAGGCAGCGATTTCGATTCAAAATTCTAAGCTTTATACAGAAGTCCGCGAGAATGAAAGCCGGCTGGCTCAACTCAACCAAGCCTACGAACGTTTTGTACCCAGCCAGTTTCTCCAGTTTTTAGAAAAATCCAGCATTATCGATGTGGAATTAGGCGATCAGGTGCAGTTAGAAATGTCGGTGCTGTTCTCCGACATTCGCGACTTCACCACCCTCAGTGAAAGTATGACACCGGCAGATAATTTTAAATTTATTAATTCCTACTTGAGCCGTATGGAGCCGGCTATCACTGAGAATCACGGGTTTATCGATAAATACATTGGCGATGCGATTATGGCGCTATTTAGTGGGGAGGCAGATAATGCGGTGAAAGCGGGAATTGCCATGCTGCACCGGCTCACTGAATACAATCAACATCGCCGTAAATTTGGCTACCCACCGATTCAAAATGGCATCGGTATCAACACCGGCACCTTAATGTTAGGAACCGTTGGCGGACAAAACCGCATGGACGGTACCGTAATTTCTGACGCTGTTAATTTAGCTTCTCGTGTGGAAAGTTTAACCAAAAATTACGGAGTCTCGCTGCTAATTACCGAGCAAACTTATTCGCGCCTAAAAAATTCATCCCAATACGCAATCCGTACCATCGATACGGTGAAGGTTAAGGGAAAATCTGAAGCCGTGACAGTTTATGAGGTGTTTGATGCTAATCCGCCAGAAATTAAAGAGGGCAAGTTAGCCACCCTGCCATTGTTTGCAGAAGCTTTGGAGTTTTACTCGGAAGGAAAGTTAGCAGAGGCGGCACGACTGTTTAAGGATTGTCTGTGTCAAAATCAGGGCGACCTCGTGGCGCAAATTTATTTTGAGCGATGTCAAAAACACTAGATAAAATCTAATTCGTTAGAAGTGAAGAAAATCTATTTTTATGAGGATTATTCTAGTTGAAGATGAGCCAGATTTGGGTGCGGCAATTAAGCGCACACTCCATCAAGAAGCGTATGTGGTTGATTGGGCGCAAGATGGCGATGAAGCTTGGGGTTATTTAGAAAGCCAGTGGACAGAATACTCGCTAGGAATTCTTGATTGGTTGCTGCCTGGGGTGTCGGGATTGGAGTTATGTAAACGACTGCGAAAGCGGAACAATTCCATGCCGGTGCTGATGCTAACTGCAAAAGATCGGATGGAAGATAAAGTGGCTGGATTGGATGCCGGCGCGGATGACTATTTAGTGAAGCCCTTTGGCATGGCAGAATTATTGGCGCGGTTGCGTGCACTACAGCGACGATCTCCGCAAATTCAATCCCAACAGTTGCACTTTGGCAATTTCACGCTAGATTATGGCACCCGCACGCTTGGTTTTCAAGACGCTGCCGGTCAGCCGCAAGTTATTTCTTTGACGAACAAAGAATTTCAGTTATTAGAGTATTTCATTAGGCATCCTAATCAAATTGTGACCCGCGACCAACTGCTCAATCAACTATGGGAATTGGGTGCAGAACCGGCAAGTAATGTCGTAGCAGCTCAGATGCGTTTGTTGCGACGCAAACTGCAAGAAAAAGGCTACGATCAGCTAATAGAAACCGTTTATGGGCTGGGATATCGCTTTAATCCAACAGAGCGATGAAAATGAACTTTACTGTCTCCACTTTCTTTGCGGCTGCGATGGAAATAGCAAAAAGAGGATGCAGCCAATTTAATGCGGTGAAAATATTTAAGTTTCAGTGGTTAATTCTGCATCCCCTTTCATTTCGTCTATTTCAAACCAGTTAATAAAAACTCCTGCCAATGGAATCGCAATAAAAATGCCTAGCAGACCTGCGGCTCTTGCCCCTACCAATAAAGCAAAAAACACAACAACAGGATGAATATTCAATGAATTTTGCATGATTCTTGGATAAATTATATTATCTTGAATCTGCTGAAGAACGATGCAAGCCAACAAAACTTTCAGCGCTAGCCAAACATTTTGCGCTAGCACAATGAAAGAAATTAAGCCAATTCCTAGGGCTGCTCCAATTCCGGGTATTAAATCAAAAATTCCAACCAGTACCGCCAAAATTAAAGGAAACTTTACTTGTAAAATTAAAAGAACGATAAAAGTTGAAGTCACTAAAAATAACATCAACACAATTTGGCCTTGAAAAAAACCTAAGAAGTTACGCTCAACGATCACTGTCAAGCGCTTGTGTAAATGACGGGGAATAACTTTAAGCATCAGTGTCCAAAGCTTTTTTCCATCCAAAAGCATGAAAAAAGCAATGACCATAATTAATATAAAGTTTAACAAATTTGTTAAAAACATTTGTAAGACGGCAAGACTAGAAACAACTCCTGCTAAAGCTTGATTTCTTAATTGTTCTTCAACAACCCGCAAATTAACTTGAAGACTTCGCTCTCGCAAGAAATTTTCTACTCGTTCCGAGAGTGGGGCAAGGGCGTTGACAAAGTCCGTGACGCTATCAATCAATTGCTGACCTTGGGATAAAAGCGTGACGCCTACGGTAACAGTTAGACCGCCAATTACTAGAAATCCTAGTAAAAAAACAACGCCAACTGCTGCCCCGTGGGGTAAAAATCGGCGCAGCCATTTCACGGGATAGCTCAACAAAAAAGCAACAATTGCCGCAATTGTAAAAACAACAATAACTGTTTCAAAATATTGTAAAAGCCGCAGGCCGGCCCACCCCACAGCAAATAAAAGTAAAAAACGAATCAATACTAAGTTAGTTAGCCTATCCCAGACATCTTTGGTAGCAGGAACACTCATTTTTATCACTAGCCCTGAATAAATATATGAAATAGTTTTTGATGTAATAGGCATTTAAGCACTAGCGCAAAGGCCAGCAACTTGAACAGCACTCCTTGTGGCTGCAAATGATCGGCAATTCTTGCCCTGTTTTGAGTCCTATTAATTGAGAACTTTAACAGCAGCCGATAAGACCACTCTCATGACAATAAATTAGCACCAGCATCGGCTCCGGCAAATCTACCGCCCGGTACATCTAGCTTTCGCTTTTCTTTCCGTCTGCGTGGCCGCAAATTTTACTTTTCAGATATATTTTCACTTAGTAATCTACTGGCTGATGTATCGCAGACATCTAATCCTTCTTTGCTGCAAGCATCGAAGATTAACCTCAAACTTTTTAGCCAAAAGCCGGCAGTCTCGCCTTTTTCCCAAATTACGCCCAGAACCGCACAAAAAAGGGGCCGGCAAACAGCCCGCCCCGCAAGACATTCAGGGGATTCTCTCCCTTGTTGCCCCGATTCTACAAACCGTTGCGGCCCCAGACCACCATTGCAATAGAGAACGTAAATACAACCAGTAGCGAAGTCCAACCAAGCGTCAGAATATCCATAGCTATGCCTTAAGAAAAACCGTCCAAAATAACTCCAAGCCTTATATTATGTCAATTTGAGCCATCTCGGTCAGTGACATTATCGTGAACAACTTCTCAGAACTCGATCTCGCAGCAGAACGTATAGAATCGCTCAAAGCCGGCATCTTGTCTGCTTTTGCCTTATTGCTGGCTTTTGGTACGATCGCTGCGATCAATCAGCTAATCTTGGCCAAGCAGTTTGACCCCCTTGTGGGGTTGCAGATCGCGACTGTCGATATTCATTTGCTAATTAGTAGCGCAGTTGCGTGGCTGAGTGGCTTTCTCTTTGGCATCACTTACCGCTACATTATCCGGCAGGACAATAATTCTCACCTTCAAGAGGGTGCGGTGTTCGCCTTCGGACTGGTACGCGGATTGGCCCAGCTAGATGTGGGGCTGAAGTTTCAGGACAGCTTTTGGCCATTTGTAGTTCTGGCGCTGGAGAGTGTGCTGCTGTTTGCAATCGCCCGTTTCACCCTCGACTTGGCCATTCAGAGCCGGTGGGTTAAGCCTTTTAAATGAGCCGGTGAATTTGAAAGGCTTAATCCCTATCCGCTTAAGTGTGAGGGAAGGGGAGAAAATCTTCCCTTAAAAACCCTTTTTTAAACCGGCTAGGGGGATTTCAAAACAGCAAAAAGAAAAGTCTATTTTGCCGGCACACTTAACTTAACTTAAATTCCGCAAACTCTGGCTGGCCGTACATCATATTGCGATCAACCGCTGACAAAATTTTATTATTTGCCGCTTCTGAAGCTAGACACTGGCACACCAAATGCGCCACATCTGCGCGGTGAATCGTGCCGGCAACCCGATGATCTTCGGTGAGGAGGCCATTGCCGGTTGCCGGTTCCGATTTTAATCCACCGGGTCGAATAATTGTGTAAGTCAGGCCACTATTGATCAAATGTTGCTCAGCTTTTTCTTTCTCAACCAAAACCGGCCCTAGAGTTTGTAAAGCTTGTGGCGGCAATGCTAGCACACTCTCGCCGGCACCAATTGAAGAAACCAAAATAAACTTTTGCACACCCGCTTTCACCGCAGCATCAATCAGGTTTTTATTGCCCAAATAATCTGCTCTTTCCCCATCTTTTGGTAAACCGCCAATTGTGCTAATCACGGCATAAATCGGCTCATCTCCCTGCATCGCCTGCTCAACAGCCGCCACATCCAAAGCATCGCCTGTCGCGACTTTAAGACCCATCGATTCCAGTTGAGTCCGGTTTGTCTCGCTTCTCAGTAGTGCTTTCACCTTTACTGCTTGGTTCATCAAACAGAAAGCGATTTGCTCACCCACTCCCCGACTCGCGCCGGCTAGAAAAACATAAGATTCTGTTGTCATTTTTCCATCCTTTAGTTAACCCTGGTTGATCACAATATACTATAGTGCCGTTGTTAATTTACTTCTCAGATGTAGGTTGAGTTGACATAGTACCCCTCCGTTTCACTTTGCTCAATCTATGAGCATGGGTTGGGCACTGTAGAATCATATTAAATACATAGGTAAACGATCCTATTGTCCTATTTCAATCCACAATAGACCTGTTAAAAACTTTTAAAGCACATATTTAAAAACATTAAATCATTAACTAAATTTGCGCTTATCTATGGGTTAAAGATAAAAAAAGAGATTAAATTCTTAAGATCGGTATCCAATAATTTGTAACGTGTTCTCTTAAAATCGAATAATTTGTAACGTGTTCTCTTAAAAAGGTATTAATTTCATGAACCGCTTTTACGCCCTACCATTACCAACCAAGATTGCTCTTCGCAAGGCAATCCGGGTGGGCGATAGTAATGATCTACAATCTCAAAACCGGCAGCTTCCAAACAAGGAGATAGGGTTTCATATTCCCAGCCGGCAACATAGCGATAGCCGGTGGGACGCGCACTGTAACCCTCCGTATCGCCGCGACACAGCGACATCACGATCACACCACCGGCAACCAGCGAGTTGTGCAAATCCCTCAGTACCTTCACCATTTGGCTGCTAGGAACGTGGATCAGCGACGCATTGGCAAAAATCCCATCAAACGTTGCCTGGGGTAGATCGAGACTCAAAAACGACTGCTGCCAAACCTCACAACCGGCTGCCTGCTGCGCCATTTCCACAAATGCCGGTGTCGCATCCAAACCGATCACCGTATGTCCCTGACCTTTGAATGCTACTAAATCACGTCCAGGGCCACAACCTATATCCAGAATTTTACCGGGATTTCTGGGCATCGCCGCCACTAAAGCATCCCGATTTTGGGACACATCATGATCCCAAGTGCCGGCGCGGAAAGATTCAGCCGTTAGCTGGTACTCCGCGATGGTCAGTTGTTCGTGCTTCTCCACAGTTCCTCAACCTTTTGAACCTCTCACATATCTTACTCTCCCGTTCTCCCACTCGCCTGAAGCTCACTTTTTATCCTGCCGGTGAGTAAATAAGTCGTCATCTGTCCTTTGCCTTTAATTTCCATCACACCCCGTTCTTGGAATGCAAATTTATCTCGTAAGCGTTCGTAAGTGTTGGCTGTAACTTGAATAGCACCGGGAATGCCGTGAGATTCCATGCGGCTAGCCGTATTCACTGCATCACCCCAAAGGTCATAAATAAACTTTTTGGTGCCAATGACCCCCGCAACAACCGGCCCGGTGTTCATGCCAATACGGATGCTGAGTTCTGCATTGTGCTTGGCATTAAATTGCTTAATTTCGTGTTGCATATCCAGCGCCATTTCAGCAATGGCTTCTGCATGATCGGGGCGCTGAGTAGGAAGGCCGCCGGCAACCATATAATTGTCACCAATCGTCTTAATCTTTTCTAAACTATACTTCTCAGTCAGTCGATCAAATCCTGAAAAAATTTCGTTAAGAACATTCACTAATTCTGTTGGTGAAACTCGGTCAGACAACTGCGTAAAGCCAACAATATCAGCAAAAAGAACCGTAACTTCACCAAACCAATCAGCGATAGTATGGTGTCCTTGTTTCAACTGGTCGGCAATCGGTTGCGGTAAGATATTTAGTAACAATCGCTCGGATTTTTCTTGTTCTAATGTTAGTTCTTGATTGGTTTCTTGCAATTGAGCGGTGCGTTCGACCACACGCCTTTCTAATTCTTTAGAAGTTTGACGCAGCCGGCCAATGACCAGCGTTAGTCCTGACAGTGCCAGCACAGATAATACACTGAGCATGGCGAAGGTTCCCCCCAAGCCGGTGCGCGTCTTAGCGATGAAGCTATCGAGGGGAGTAACGATTTCTAAAATTCCCCGCACATCTCCCACGTTCCAATCTTTTTTAGGGCTATCGGGGTGAGTGTTATGACAGCCGACACAGCTAGGTTTAAGGGTGTCTGCCTCTGCATAACGGAAAGAAGGCCGGCCTTGATAATTTTCTAGACGAGCGAATGTTTCTTTCGGATATTGTCTCAAATATTCTAGTGCTTGTTCTTCAAATTTGTCTTTTGCGCCTCCTTCCTCTTTTCGCCACGGAAAGGGATAGTCACTGTACACCCGGACGGACATTCCAGTATTTTTTTCACTGAGGCTATGACCAAGTTCTAGTAAGTACGTTGCCGGCACAGGAATTCCCCCGCTGTACTTTGGGTAGTCGTGGGTAACAGTTACGCCCTTAATGTCTTCTAAACGATCAACCGTTTCTGAAGTATAAAGTGTGCGTGCCTCTTTCATTGCTTGAGCGTAGAGAGCGGCATTCTGGCGTGCTTGTGATTCAATTAGATCCGACGAAAGACGAGACATATTAGACATCGCCACCGCAACGCCAGTGCAAAATAAAATTGCCAGAATCAGGATAATGCGCTTATACAACAGGCGTGTGAACGCAGCCAAAAATTTATCAATTAACTGGCGCATAGCATTCTCAATACAAAGATGTTTCTTGCTTTATCCTTCAATAGATTAATGGCATCTCCGTAAAATTACTGTGAATTTTAATAACTTCAGAAAAAGCTAGCCGTCCAAGGCTCGGATTCATTCTGTAAATTTAGCTACCATACTTATCGGAGTTGTCACTTTATTAGCTATTGTGAATTCGAGTTTAACGTCTCAACCAAACGATCTGCCCCCTCAAACACCGGCAGCCGCAGACAAACAGATATTTCCTGGTGAAGTATTTGGCAACACGGCTGATTTTGACACCGGCATCCGCCAACTTTTGCCGCGTTACGATGAAATGCTGGATACGATTGTCCGTTGTATTCCCAGCAACAGCCTTCGCATCCTCGAACTTGGCTGTGGTACCGGCGAACTTAGTCTAAAAATTCTCAACCGCTATCCCACTGCCGAGTTAGTCGCTGTGGATTATTCACCGCGAATGCTTGAATTTGCCCAGGAAAAAATCCACGCTGCTGGATACGCCCACAGAGTCACTTGGATTGAAGCTGATTTTGGTGAATTGGCAAACAGCCAGAAATCGATGGGAGAGGGTTTTGATTGCGCTGTTTCTTCCCTCGCCATTCACCATCTCAGGGATGAGATGAAGTTGAAATTATTGGATTGGATTAACCAAAATCTGAATACCGGCGGCTGTTTCTGGAATGCTGATCCGATTTTGCCGGAATTGCCGGCAATGGCAGAAGTTTATCAAGCGGTACGTGAGGAGTGGGCGAACACTCAGGGACAAACTCTGGCAGAGGTTCGCGCCAAGATCGGCAACAGCACCCCACAAGGGCATTCTAATCCTGATCAATTAGCCACTTTAGCGGCTCATTTAGAGATGCTAAAAACGGCAGGATTTGAGCCGGTGGCTGTTCCTTGGAAATATTATGGGTTGGCTGTTTTTGGCGGATTTAAACCTTAGCTTGTAAAAAATTCCCAGCCGGCACCCCGATAGCCAAAATTAAAAATATCAGGGTGCAGAATTTCTGCCAAAATTTCTAGGGAATCAACTAGCCGTGGCCCTGGCCGGTTAAAGTAAGCATTGCCATCCGTGATATAAACTTTGCCGGTTTTAATGGCTTGCAAGTTTTGCCATTCTGGGTTTTTAATTAATGGCATGGCATCTTGGCGCGTGCGTTCCAAATCAAACCCGCAAGGCATAAAAATAATCACTTCTGGATCGGCGGCTGCTAACTCTTCCCATTT encodes:
- a CDS encoding adenylate/guanylate cyclase domain-containing protein, coding for MRQLIDKFLAAFTRLLYKRIILILAILFCTGVAVAMSNMSRLSSDLIESQARQNAALYAQAMKEARTLYTSETVDRLEDIKGVTVTHDYPKYSGGIPVPATYLLELGHSLSEKNTGMSVRVYSDYPFPWRKEEGGAKDKFEEQALEYLRQYPKETFARLENYQGRPSFRYAEADTLKPSCVGCHNTHPDSPKKDWNVGDVRGILEIVTPLDSFIAKTRTGLGGTFAMLSVLSVLALSGLTLVIGRLRQTSKELERRVVERTAQLQETNQELTLEQEKSERLLLNILPQPIADQLKQGHHTIADWFGEVTVLFADIVGFTQLSDRVSPTELVNVLNEIFSGFDRLTEKYSLEKIKTIGDNYMVAGGLPTQRPDHAEAIAEMALDMQHEIKQFNAKHNAELSIRIGMNTGPVVAGVIGTKKFIYDLWGDAVNTASRMESHGIPGAIQVTANTYERLRDKFAFQERGVMEIKGKGQMTTYLLTGRIKSELQASGRTGE
- a CDS encoding class I SAM-dependent methyltransferase — protein: MNSSLTSQPNDLPPQTPAAADKQIFPGEVFGNTADFDTGIRQLLPRYDEMLDTIVRCIPSNSLRILELGCGTGELSLKILNRYPTAELVAVDYSPRMLEFAQEKIHAAGYAHRVTWIEADFGELANSQKSMGEGFDCAVSSLAIHHLRDEMKLKLLDWINQNLNTGGCFWNADPILPELPAMAEVYQAVREEWANTQGQTLAEVRAKIGNSTPQGHSNPDQLATLAAHLEMLKTAGFEPVAVPWKYYGLAVFGGFKP